The Ectothiorhodospiraceae bacterium BW-2 nucleotide sequence TCTTCAGCATGGATGGTACTCTAGCGCCGCTAGATCAGCTCTACGCTCTAACCGACCCCGAGTCAACCCCCTCTCCTCGTTGGCTCATTATCGACGATGCCCACGCTTTTGCGGTGCTAGGGCCGCGAGGCGAGGGGAGTTTGGCCCACTTCGGCCTCCCACCACGCGACAATGTGATTCAGATGGGAACTCTCGGCAAAGGTGCCGGAGTCTATGGCGCTTTTGTAGCGGGGAGTCAGCAGGTGGTTGAACGACTTATTCAGCGTGGTCGTAGCTATATCTATACCACCGCCCTCCCGCCGGCCATCGCTGCCGGACTACGCCAGAGCATCGCCCTCATCGAGAGCGAGGAGGGGGCAATACGACGACAGCAGCTACACCACCACATCGACCATTTTCGTACCCTCTCTCAACAGCTCTCGCTACCGATAAGCGACTCGATGAGCGCCATTCAGCCGCTACTCACCGGTAGCGAAACCAACGCACTCTCTTGGTCGGCCCAGCTACAGCAGCGCGGCTTTTGGGTGAGTGCTATTCGCCCCCCGACCGTTCCCGAAGGGGGAAGCCGCCTGCGTATCACCCTCTCAGCTAGCCACACCACCGCCGACATCGAGGCGCTGGTAGCGGCTCTAGCAGAGACGATAACTCCATACATTTAATTAAAGAGCCTGTCACAGTTACTATGTCATCCCCTCACCTTCCCAATTTAGTCCTCATTCACGGCTGGGGCACCCACAGCGGTATTTGGCATACCCTAAAGCCCAGACTTGAGCCCCACTATCGGCTCCATCTGCTCGATCTGCCCGGCTATGGCCCCCAGCAGGGTTGGCAAGGGGCGTGGAGTCTCGACAGTATGGTCGCCTATATCGCCGACAATGTACCACCACAGAGTATCTGGTGCGGCTGGTCATTAGGGGGGATGATCGCGCTGCACGCCGCCGCCTCCGGCCTCGAACTGCAACAGGTGGTGGTCTGTGGCACCACTCCCTGTTTCTGTGAGCGCTACGACTGGCCGCACGGCCTCTCAGAGGAGACGCTAAAGCTCTTCTACCACGAGCTACAACAGCATCCTCACGCCACACTGCTCCGTTTTCTGGCACTTCAGACCCAAGGTTCGGAGCAGGCACAGCAGGAG carries:
- the bioF gene encoding 8-amino-7-oxononanoate synthase, whose protein sequence is MSPTPDSIAHQLQQSRQQQRYRSRQRVTAVNGHRVVVNGQPLLNFCSNDYLGLSHHPQLIAAEQQGAARFGAGSGASHLISGHNHDHHRLEQALADLTGQEAALLFANGYMANLALLTTFSDRHDTLYCDKLNHASLIDGARLSRAKIKRYPHRDMATLSRLLEQSRQGSATIATDSIFSMDGTLAPLDQLYALTDPESTPSPRWLIIDDAHAFAVLGPRGEGSLAHFGLPPRDNVIQMGTLGKGAGVYGAFVAGSQQVVERLIQRGRSYIYTTALPPAIAAGLRQSIALIESEEGAIRRQQLHHHIDHFRTLSQQLSLPISDSMSAIQPLLTGSETNALSWSAQLQQRGFWVSAIRPPTVPEGGSRLRITLSASHTTADIEALVAALAETITPYI
- the bioH gene encoding pimeloyl-[acyl-carrier protein] methyl ester esterase, yielding MSSPHLPNLVLIHGWGTHSGIWHTLKPRLEPHYRLHLLDLPGYGPQQGWQGAWSLDSMVAYIADNVPPQSIWCGWSLGGMIALHAAASGLELQQVVVCGTTPCFCERYDWPHGLSEETLKLFYHELQQHPHATLLRFLALQTQGSEQAQQELRFLRQQISRYSEPSTAVLTAGLSILLHDDLRPYLEDIRCPVSAIHGERDRLAPASALDQWLAPLPQSHYQLIKGAGHAPFLSHPQQFSQLLQQHLIPSK